The following coding sequences are from one Fundidesulfovibrio magnetotacticus window:
- a CDS encoding Flp family type IVb pilin yields MNAIRTLIRNEEGATAVEYGLMASLIAGVIIA; encoded by the coding sequence ATGAACGCCATCCGCACCCTGATCCGCAACGAAGAAGGCGCTACCGCGGTGGAATACGGCCTGATGGCCTCGCTGATCGCCGGTGTGATCATCGCCG